The sequence AACCACGCCCCCGTACGGCCTCGAAGCCCTGAGACGACACCGGTGAGCTGCTCATGCCGCACATCTTGGTGGATCAGACGGAAGTGTTCATAACGCGACACTCCGCGCATTCAGCCGACCGGATCCGGACACCTGAATCCAAACGAACCCGGACTGACCCAGAAGAATCCGAATGAACCCGGGGGAATCCGGACCGACGAGAGGGCCGGGCCCGGTCGGTCGACCGGGCCCGGCCCTCTCGCTCCGCTCCGCGTCAGTGCCGCGCCGTCAGAGCAGGCCGTCCCACATCTGCTCAAGCAGCACCGACCACCAGCTCTCCGGCGACCCGAGGGCCGCCGGGTCGGTCGCGGCCAACTGCGCCTGGAAATCGACGGTCCAGCGCCCCGCCTGCTCCTGGTTGAGCCCGAAGCGAAGACGCCACATCCGGCCCAGCAGCGCGAGGCTGCGCGCGAACTCGGGCAGCCCCGTGTTCACGAACTGCGGCGGTACGGGAGCACCGCCGGGACCCGATTCCACCGGCACGGCCACGATGTTCGCGGTGCCGTACTGGACACAGATCGCCTTGCCGAAGTCACTGCCCATGACGAGGTACGAGCCCGCGTCCGCGCTCGGCTGCACCCCGCGCTCCTGCGCCAGTTCGGCGAGCGTGGGCACCGGACGGCCCGGCTGGGCCTGCGCCCAGAAGAACGGGTTCATGTCCACGGGCAGCCCGGCCACCACCAGGGTGTGCGCCACGATCGGCGGTACGCCCTGCCGGGACACCGCCGCCTGGTCGAACCGGAACAGGCCGGGGCCGAACGCGGCGGCCAGCTCCTGCCCGATCGCCTCCGGCGGGATCGGCGGCGCGGACTGCACCGGCGGCAGCGGCGCCCGTACGGGTGCGGGCCGCGCCGGACCGTCGGCGACCTGGTGCAACTCGCCCTGATGGGCGAGCAGTTGCGCCATGCCCTGCTGACGGCTCGCGTGGTCGGTGCCGTACGAGGCGATGCTCGTGATCCGCGCCTGCGGCCAGCTCTCCCGGATCATCCGCGCGCAGTACGCGCCCGGCAGCTCACAGGACTCCAGTTCCGTGTGCAGTTCGAGGACCTGCTGCGGCGGCACGTTCATCGCGCGCAGCTCGTGCAGGATCTGCCACTCCGGGTGCGGGGTGCCCGGCGCGGACCGCCGGATCAGCTGCTGCTCGCTGCCGTCCTGGGCCCGGTAGCGCAACACCGCCTGGTAGCCGGGTCCGACCGTGGGCTGGGCGTGCTGCGGATAGCCGTAGGCCGGCGGCTGCTGACCGGGCATCGGCTGCCCCGGGAAGGGCGGCTGTCCCTGCTGGCCGGGGAAGGGCGGCCGGCCGCCCATGTGCGGTGCGGGCGGCGGCATCCCGGGGGCCCCGGGAGGCGTTCCGGGCGGGCCGGGGGCGGGCGGCGGCGGAGCCGTACCCGGACCACCGACCGCGGGACCGGCCAGCATGGTGGCGGCATGGTGCACACCACCGGGCGGCGTACCCCCCGGAGTACCGGACCCACCGGGAGCACCGGGAGCTCCAGGAGCACCCGGGGCGCCGGGCGCACCAGGGGGCTGCGGAGCGCCGGGGCCGCCGACCGCAGGACCGGCGAGCATGGTCGCCGCATGGTGGACACCACCGGCGGGCGCACCACCGGGAGCACCAGGGGTGCCAGGAGCACCGGGAGGCTGGGGAGCGCCAGGACCAGCCGCCCCACCGGCTCCACCCGGCGCGCCGGGCCGGCCCGGCGTCTCCGGCCCGTCGGGGCCGAGCTGCGAGACGAACTGCGTCGGTACGTATCCGGCGGCGGGGGCGCCCGGAGCACCGGGGCCGGACGCCGGAGCGGGACCACCCGGAGCCGGACCGCCCGGCCGCGCACCCGGCGTACCGGGCGCCCCGGGAGGCGGCGGTGTACCG is a genomic window of Streptomyces sp. NBC_00414 containing:
- a CDS encoding SUKH-4 family immunity protein gives rise to the protein MVTFAQAQERAEEWINGDVPGYQHREVRVREFELGFVVWAEDRADGPRSDGGAQRLVIARDSGEATLWPSLPVGEVIRRYEEEYGLVDAVDDAPPPPPARVDLNQTSFLLTPPEWLQEAADRMGIPDRRDSTSGGAPGRPSDGAGSRPAAAVSDAVPSAGAASPVDAVPPADAVPAAPAAHGGSGSPGGSLPETLPGPPAGSPAPGAPGGGTAWPAAGGSAPGGAAVPADATPWAGTDTNAEAGDDRSVPLPATVYAPQIRDVGPGATPPPPPGTEPEARTKLISGGSQLPRTSVAPALSEPAPPASPQGPGAPGAAPAAPSSYGHPQNAGPGTPPPGAPSYGYPQGAPQPPAPAAPQPPASGAPGRPLPPNAGDIADAATSKAQAPPRGARGAGAPGTPPPPGAPGTPGARPGGPAPGGPAPASGPGAPGAPAAGYVPTQFVSQLGPDGPETPGRPGAPGGAGGAAGPGAPQPPGAPGTPGAPGGAPAGGVHHAATMLAGPAVGGPGAPQPPGAPGAPGAPGAPGAPGGSGTPGGTPPGGVHHAATMLAGPAVGGPGTAPPPPAPGPPGTPPGAPGMPPPAPHMGGRPPFPGQQGQPPFPGQPMPGQQPPAYGYPQHAQPTVGPGYQAVLRYRAQDGSEQQLIRRSAPGTPHPEWQILHELRAMNVPPQQVLELHTELESCELPGAYCARMIRESWPQARITSIASYGTDHASRQQGMAQLLAHQGELHQVADGPARPAPVRAPLPPVQSAPPIPPEAIGQELAAAFGPGLFRFDQAAVSRQGVPPIVAHTLVVAGLPVDMNPFFWAQAQPGRPVPTLAELAQERGVQPSADAGSYLVMGSDFGKAICVQYGTANIVAVPVESGPGGAPVPPQFVNTGLPEFARSLALLGRMWRLRFGLNQEQAGRWTVDFQAQLAATDPAALGSPESWWSVLLEQMWDGLL